The following is a genomic window from Merismopedia glauca CCAP 1448/3.
AGGTATCACAGCCACCAACCGTTATTATCGGCATCAGCGCTAGTGCTTTTACAGAAGAACGTTCTTCTATACTTGCCTATGGCTGCGACGATTTGGTGACTAAACCGTTTCAAGCAGAAGAACTATGCGAGAAGATGGCGCAACATTTAGGATGTGAATACCTATATATAGATTCTCAAGACCAAACTTTAACTCCTAAAACTCAATTTTACCAAAAAATCAACCTAGAGCGACTTCAGTTGATGCCTACTCTATGGCGTTCCCAACTACTTTATGCGGTCAAAAGTGCCGATCAAGAAGTCATTTTAGATTTATTAGCTAAATTACCGGAGCAAGACCAAACTTTAGGGGCAAAAATCCAACTATTAGCCACTAATTATCGTTTTCGTGAAATACTGAGCTTAATCAAATCAATAGAATTATGAGTAATCAGGTAGCTTTGTGCAAAGGAGATCTTTTAATTATTGATGATTTAGCCGAAAACTTGCGTTTGTTGTCAGAAATTTTGAAAATAGCAGGATATAAAGTTCGATGTGCCGTTGATGGGCAAACAGGGCTGATGGCAGCTAAAACTTCACCTCCTGACCTGATTTTATTGGATGTCAAAATGGAGGAAATTGATGGTTATGAGGTGTGCAAACAACTGAAGAGCGATCGCCTAACTGCCGATATTCCCATCATGTTTATCAGCGCTTACGGTAGTATTCAAGAGAAAATTAAAGCTTTTGGGGTTGGGGGCGTAGATTTTATAACTAAGCCATTTCAGGCGGCTGAAGTCATCGTGCGAATTAACAATCAATTAACCCTGCGTCGCCTCCAGCAACAGTTAATCGAGAAAAACCAACAGCTAGAACAAGAAATTAGCGATCGCCAACGGGCAGAATTCGAGTTGAAGCAAGCCTACAGCGCTCTGGAAAAACTAGCTTACTTAGATGGTCTTACCAGAGTTGCCAATCGGATGTATTTAGATAAATTCTTGCACCATGAATGGAATAGAGCCAAAAGAGAACAAGAATCTTTAGCCTTAATCCTCTGTGATATAGATTACTTTAAAAACTACAATGATACCTATGGTCATTTGGTAGGCGATCGCTGTTTGCGTCAAATAGCTCATGCTCTGTCTAAAGTGGTACAGCGATCGACAGATTTAGTGGCTCGTTATGGTGGAGAAGAATTTTGTCTCGTTCTGTCTAACACCAACCTCTCAGGTGCGATGAACATTGCCACAGCTATTCAAGATCGAGTGCAAAAATTACATATATGCCACGAAAAATCACCGATTAGCAATTATATTACCTTGAGCTTGGGGCTAGCAGCTTATATTCCCAGTCAAAAAACCTCTATCAAACATTTGCTACACATGGCTGACAAGGCACTTTATCAAGCCAAAGCTGCGGGAAAAAATCAATTTATCGTAGCAGGAGAGCAAGTTTGTAGCATAAGTCATAAGTTAGAAGTCAGAAGTAAAATTTAGAGCGTAGGAAACCCAACACCGTATAAGTCTCAATTGGGAAATGCGATAGATCTCGCTAGGATAGAAACAAGCACATTCATCGAATGGAGGGCGGCTGATGAGTACACCCAAATCATGCCAAAACTACATTGGGGGAAAATGGCAACCAGCCGAGTCAGAAGCGCAGATGGAAAGTCGCAATCCTGCTAACTGGAACGAAGTTGTCGCTACCTTTCCTAACTCCGATCTAGTCGATGTAGATGCTGCTGTAAATGCTGCACGTCAAGCTTACCGCAATTGGCGCTTGGTTCCCGCTCCTGTAAGGGCAGAAAAGCTGTTTCGAGTAGGGGAACTGCTACAACAACGCCAGGAAGAACTAGCTACCCTGATGAGTCGAGAAATGGGGAAAGCTTTAACTGAAGCTAGAGGAGATGTGCAAGAAGCGATCGACTGTGCTTTTTATTATGCTGGAGAAGGAAGGCGGTTATTTGGTCAAACTACCCCTTCTGAATTAAATAATAAATTTGCCATGACGGTGCGGATGCCGATTGGGGTTTGTGCTTTGATTACCCCTTGGAACTTCCCCGTAGCGATTCCCTGTTGGAAAGCAATGCCAGCCTTGGTTTGCGGCAACACAGTTATTCTCAAACCCGCCAAAGATACCCCCGCTTGTGCGACATTTCTCACCGAAATCTTTGCTGAAGCTGGCTTCTCTCCAGGGGTAGTTAATCTAATTCATGGTTCTGGAGAGAGGGTAGGTAGAGCATTAGCTGAACATCCAGGAATAGACTTAGTTTCACTCACCGGATCGTCTGAAACAGGCGCAACAGTGGCAGAAATCTGCGGACGTACCCATAAACGCCTCTGTCTGGAAATGGGGGGGAAAAATGCCCAGATTGTGATGGAAGATGCTAATTTAGAGCTAGCTTTAGAAGGAGCTATTTGGGGAGCTTTTGGGACTACAGGGCAGCGATGCACTGCTACAAGTCGCTTAATTGTGCATAGGGATATTAAAGCTGGATTTACCGCTCAATTGTTACAAGTTACCCGTAAATTGCAGATTGGAGCCGGAACAGATCCTCAAAATCAAATTGGACCCTTAGTTAACCCAAGTCAGTTAGAACGGGTTAAGGAATATATAGATATTGGTCGTGAAGAGGGGGCTAAGGTACTAATTGGGGGTGAAGCAGCAACTGGGGAGAATTTAGAGCATGGGTGCTTCTTTTTACCCACAATTCTCGATGCTGTAACACCTGAGATGCGGGTAGCGCGAGAAGAAATTTTTGGTCCGGTAGTTGCTTTGATAGAGGTTAGTTCCTTTGAAGAAGCAATTGAGATTCTCAACGATACGCCCTATGGATTGTCTTCTTCTATCTATACCCAGGATGTAAATCGAGCTTTTCAAGCTATACGAGATATTGAAGCCGGAATTACCTATATTAATGGTCCTACCATTGGTGCGGAAGTACATCTACCCTTTGGAGGAGTCAAGCAAACTGGGAACGGTCATCGCGAAGCAGGTAGTGCGGCTTTAGATGTATTTTCTGATTGGAAAACCGTTTATATAGACTTTTCTGGTCGCTTACAACGGGCACAAATCGATAATCGGTGAAATTAGAGAACTCCTTGATGTAGTTCGTAGCGTCTGGTTTCTGGTTTCCATTTGAGAAAATCATCAAATGTTATTAGCTTTGGTATTGCTTGAGTCATTTCGATTTTGGATTTTGGATTTTGGATTAGCGATCGCATTTTGCTAAGGAAACCAACTCCGACGGCTGAAATTTATCGACAGGCGATCGCGATCATTAAAATCTAGAATTCGTGCTGTTACTTCTCCAATGATGGTGAGAGGTTGAATTATAGCTTCATCAAGACGAAAATGGTCTGCCCACAAATCTCGACGGGGGTTGAAGAATCTCACTAGTTCTCCAGTCTGCCAATTAATCGAACCCAGATCTGTACCTTTTTGAAGATTGCAAAAAACACAGGCATAAGCCAGATTATCTTCGGTTGTAGGGCCGCCATGTTTGAGGCTGATAATATGTTCGATTTGACAGCCTGAAGGTCTGTCTGTTTCTAAAATCAGGCAATACTCGCAGAGACTATCTGCACGATTAATAACTAAGCGCCGAAGTTCAACACTAATGTAAGGATGAGCCATTTTGAATCCTTACTCAACACTAATATACTTACGAGCCAGGGCTTTAGCTAGCGTCATGACATGATCTAGCGTCAAATAATGGTCTAGTTCTCTCTTTTCATCGTTGATAAGTTCGTTGCTTTTGTGTCGATAAATTAAGTCTTCTAAACGCGATTTTGCTGTTTCAGAAAGGTGAAAATCGATGACGCTTTGAGGGGTAGTGCCAGCCGCGATAAATTCGACTATTTCATCGTAGACTTTGATGGTCTGAGTAGATGCAAGCATAAGAATATCCTTCCTAGTTTTAACTTTTACTATCTAATTCTAACGCCACCATCTCAACTCATACTAAATCCGGTTTTAAAATGTCGTTTATTCTTGAGTCCGCGCAGGAGGACTACC
Proteins encoded in this region:
- a CDS encoding aldehyde dehydrogenase family protein — encoded protein: MSTPKSCQNYIGGKWQPAESEAQMESRNPANWNEVVATFPNSDLVDVDAAVNAARQAYRNWRLVPAPVRAEKLFRVGELLQQRQEELATLMSREMGKALTEARGDVQEAIDCAFYYAGEGRRLFGQTTPSELNNKFAMTVRMPIGVCALITPWNFPVAIPCWKAMPALVCGNTVILKPAKDTPACATFLTEIFAEAGFSPGVVNLIHGSGERVGRALAEHPGIDLVSLTGSSETGATVAEICGRTHKRLCLEMGGKNAQIVMEDANLELALEGAIWGAFGTTGQRCTATSRLIVHRDIKAGFTAQLLQVTRKLQIGAGTDPQNQIGPLVNPSQLERVKEYIDIGREEGAKVLIGGEAATGENLEHGCFFLPTILDAVTPEMRVAREEIFGPVVALIEVSSFEEAIEILNDTPYGLSSSIYTQDVNRAFQAIRDIEAGITYINGPTIGAEVHLPFGGVKQTGNGHREAGSAALDVFSDWKTVYIDFSGRLQRAQIDNR
- a CDS encoding HNH endonuclease, with product MAHPYISVELRRLVINRADSLCEYCLILETDRPSGCQIEHIISLKHGGPTTEDNLAYACVFCNLQKGTDLGSINWQTGELVRFFNPRRDLWADHFRLDEAIIQPLTIIGEVTARILDFNDRDRLSINFSRRSWFP
- a CDS encoding diguanylate cyclase domain-containing protein; translation: MSNQVALCKGDLLIIDDLAENLRLLSEILKIAGYKVRCAVDGQTGLMAAKTSPPDLILLDVKMEEIDGYEVCKQLKSDRLTADIPIMFISAYGSIQEKIKAFGVGGVDFITKPFQAAEVIVRINNQLTLRRLQQQLIEKNQQLEQEISDRQRAEFELKQAYSALEKLAYLDGLTRVANRMYLDKFLHHEWNRAKREQESLALILCDIDYFKNYNDTYGHLVGDRCLRQIAHALSKVVQRSTDLVARYGGEEFCLVLSNTNLSGAMNIATAIQDRVQKLHICHEKSPISNYITLSLGLAAYIPSQKTSIKHLLHMADKALYQAKAAGKNQFIVAGEQVCSISHKLEVRSKI